One genomic window of Streptomyces sp. WP-1 includes the following:
- a CDS encoding putative protein N(5)-glutamine methyltransferase, whose translation MPTPSSLSPAAVVSALRAAGCVFAEDEAELILATARDAAELASMVDRRAAGLPLEHVLGWAEFHGLRIAVEPGVFVPRRRTEFLVDRALAEAPDASVVVDLCCGSGALGAALAAALDGARVHAADIDPAAVQCARRNLAPYGGHAHQGDLYAALPAVLRGRVGLLTANVPYVPTPDLPLLPAEARDHEPPTALDGGPDGLAVLRRVAAGAPAWLALGGRLLSETSERQAPAALAAFTEAGLSAHVAVSEEWSAHVVIGVRDKAV comes from the coding sequence ATGCCCACTCCCTCTTCCCTTTCCCCGGCGGCCGTCGTCTCCGCGTTGCGTGCCGCCGGGTGCGTGTTCGCCGAGGACGAGGCGGAGTTGATACTCGCCACCGCCCGGGACGCCGCCGAACTCGCCTCGATGGTGGACCGCCGCGCGGCCGGTCTGCCGCTCGAACACGTCCTCGGCTGGGCCGAGTTCCACGGGCTGCGCATCGCCGTCGAGCCCGGCGTGTTCGTCCCCCGCCGCCGTACCGAGTTCCTGGTGGACCGGGCGCTGGCCGAGGCCCCGGACGCCTCCGTCGTCGTGGACCTGTGCTGCGGCTCCGGCGCGCTCGGCGCGGCCCTCGCCGCCGCGCTGGACGGGGCGCGGGTGCACGCCGCCGACATCGACCCGGCCGCCGTCCAGTGCGCCCGCCGCAACCTCGCCCCCTACGGCGGCCACGCCCACCAGGGCGACCTCTACGCCGCCCTGCCCGCCGTCCTGCGCGGCCGTGTCGGTCTCCTGACGGCCAACGTGCCCTACGTCCCCACTCCCGACCTCCCGCTGCTCCCCGCCGAGGCCCGCGACCACGAGCCGCCCACCGCCCTCGACGGCGGCCCCGACGGCCTCGCCGTCCTGCGCCGGGTCGCCGCCGGGGCCCCCGCCTGGCTCGCCCTTGGCGGCCGGCTCCTGTCCGAGACCAGCGAACGCCAGGCCCCGGCCGCGCTCGCCGCCTTCACCGAGGCGGGCCTGAGCGCCCATGTGGCGGTCTCGGAGGAGTGGTCGGCGCATGTGGTGATCGGAGTGCGGGATAAAGCCGTGTGA
- a CDS encoding SpoIIE family protein phosphatase yields the protein MSAAGAAAAEGGEPARGPVPPGGLLDVLAVASVVLDTDGRIALWSPQAEELFGYTAREALGQYAARLMVDERHMQLVGKLFADVMTTGQSWAGGFPVRHKDGSTRLVEFRNMRLLDARGRVYALGLAADRSTVRRLEQDVALSERMVMQSPAGLAVFDTELRFVSVNPALERINGRPAAEHLGRRMADVVPELDIAGMEAGARRVLETGAPLIDHIVVGRTPADPDADHTWAVSLYRLDDAAGHVLGVACSVADITEQHRAAMEAEAARRRLAVIADAGARIGTTLELDRTARELAEVAVPELADVAAVDLLEAVVEGRPSTLGPMDPAVLRALALRPEDASDAVRAADTPGRIARYAPDRLVTECVRTGEAVLVPRVKDEDLPRIARSPEAAVLLGRAGLHSYLAVPLIARGEVLGALDLKRTVNARPFDADDVLLARELAARAAVQIDNARWYQNARNTALTLQRSLLPSSPPVTTGLEVASRYQPAGATSEVGGDWFDVIPLEGGRTALVVGDVMGSGIGAAATMGRLRTATTTLTALGLDPAVLLAHLDKTTSALDHSIATCVYAVHDPRLRQCRIANAGHLPPARIRPGRPPELLDLPTGVPLGVGGVSFSTVTVDFAPGDELVLYTDGLVETRHHTLDERLDLMLSLLTDPTRPLEETCDLLLRTLHHPDNHDDVALLIARAKEC from the coding sequence ATGAGTGCAGCCGGGGCTGCGGCGGCGGAGGGCGGCGAGCCGGCCCGCGGGCCCGTGCCGCCGGGCGGCCTCCTCGACGTGCTCGCGGTGGCCTCGGTGGTCCTGGACACCGACGGCCGGATCGCGCTGTGGAGCCCCCAGGCCGAGGAGCTGTTCGGCTACACGGCGCGGGAGGCGCTCGGCCAGTACGCGGCCCGGCTGATGGTGGACGAGCGGCACATGCAGCTGGTCGGCAAACTCTTCGCCGATGTCATGACCACCGGGCAGAGCTGGGCCGGCGGCTTCCCGGTCCGGCACAAGGACGGCAGCACCCGTCTGGTGGAGTTCCGCAACATGCGGCTGCTGGACGCCCGCGGCAGGGTGTACGCCCTCGGGCTCGCCGCCGACCGCTCGACCGTACGGCGCCTCGAACAGGACGTGGCGCTGTCCGAGCGGATGGTCATGCAGTCCCCGGCCGGGCTCGCCGTGTTCGACACGGAGCTGCGGTTCGTGTCGGTCAACCCCGCCCTGGAGCGGATCAACGGGCGCCCCGCCGCCGAGCACCTGGGGCGCCGGATGGCCGACGTGGTGCCGGAGCTGGACATCGCGGGCATGGAGGCCGGGGCCCGCCGGGTGCTGGAGACGGGCGCGCCGCTGATCGACCACATCGTCGTCGGCCGTACGCCCGCGGACCCGGACGCGGACCACACCTGGGCGGTCTCGCTGTACCGGCTGGACGACGCGGCGGGCCATGTGCTGGGCGTGGCCTGCTCGGTGGCCGACATCACCGAGCAGCACCGGGCCGCCATGGAGGCGGAGGCGGCACGGCGCCGGCTCGCGGTGATCGCCGACGCCGGGGCCCGGATCGGTACGACGCTCGAACTGGACCGTACGGCCCGGGAGCTGGCCGAGGTCGCGGTGCCGGAACTGGCCGACGTGGCCGCCGTGGACCTGCTGGAGGCGGTGGTGGAGGGCCGTCCCAGCACCCTCGGTCCCATGGACCCGGCGGTGCTGCGGGCCCTCGCGCTGCGCCCCGAGGACGCCTCGGACGCCGTACGGGCCGCGGACACGCCCGGCAGGATCGCCCGGTACGCGCCCGACCGGCTGGTCACCGAGTGCGTGCGCACGGGCGAGGCGGTGCTGGTGCCCCGGGTGAAGGACGAGGACCTGCCGCGCATCGCCCGCTCCCCGGAGGCGGCCGTGCTGCTCGGGCGGGCGGGGCTGCACTCGTACCTCGCGGTGCCGCTCATCGCGCGCGGCGAGGTGCTGGGCGCGCTCGATCTCAAGCGGACCGTCAACGCGCGGCCGTTCGACGCGGACGACGTGCTGCTCGCCCGGGAGCTGGCGGCGCGCGCGGCGGTGCAGATCGACAACGCCCGCTGGTACCAGAACGCCCGCAACACCGCGCTCACCCTCCAGCGCAGCCTGCTGCCGAGCAGCCCGCCGGTGACGACCGGGCTCGAAGTGGCCTCGCGCTATCAGCCGGCGGGGGCCACCAGCGAGGTCGGCGGGGACTGGTTCGACGTGATCCCGCTGGAGGGCGGGCGGACCGCGCTGGTGGTCGGCGATGTCATGGGCAGCGGGATCGGGGCGGCCGCGACGATGGGCCGGCTGCGCACCGCGACCACCACACTGACCGCGCTCGGCCTGGACCCCGCGGTGCTCCTGGCGCACCTGGACAAGACCACCTCGGCCCTGGACCACTCCATCGCGACCTGTGTGTACGCCGTCCACGACCCGCGGCTGCGGCAGTGCCGCATCGCCAACGCCGGCCATCTGCCCCCGGCCCGGATCCGCCCCGGCCGGCCCCCGGAACTGCTCGACCTGCCCACCGGTGTCCCCCTCGGCGTCGGCGGCGTCTCCTTCTCCACCGTCACGGTCGACTTCGCCCCGGGCGACGAACTGGTCCTCTACACCGACGGCCTGGTGGAGACCCGCCACCACACCCTGGACGAACGCCTGGACCTCATGCTGTCCCTGCTGACCGACCCCACCCGCCCCCTGGAGGAGACCTGCGACCTCCTCCTGCGCACCCTCCACCACCCGGACAACCACGACGACGTGGCCCTGCTCATCGCCCGCGCGAAGGAGTGCTGA
- a CDS encoding NADPH-dependent 2,4-dienoyl-CoA reductase codes for MSRYPHLLTPLDLGFTTLPNRVLMGSMHVGLEEAERGFERMAEFYAARARGGVGLIVTGGIAPNEEGRPYEGGAMLTTEAEAERHRVVTGAVHEAGGRIAMQILHFGRYAYHQDLVAPSPLQAPISPFVPRELSDADVERTVEDYVRAARLARHAGYDGVEIMGSEGYLINEFIAARTNHRTDRWGGSYENRTRFPVEIVRRVREAVGEDFIIVYRLSMLDLVPGGSSHAEVVTLAKAVEAAGATIINTGIGWHEARIPTIATSVPRGAYTWVTKKLMGEVAIPLVTTNRINTPELAEELLAGGCADMVSMARPMLADPDFVAKAAAGTPEAINTCIGCNQACLDHTFGGKLTSCLVNPRACHETELVLSPTRTRKRVAVVGAGPAGLACAVSAAERGHEVTLFDAASEIGGQLNVARKVPGKQEFDETLRYFRHQLDAHGVAVRLDTWVGAEDLADYDEVVVATGVTPRTPDIPGIDHPRVLGYLDVLRDGAPVGERVAVLGAGGIGFDVAEFLTDGGDKASEDPETYFRNWGVDMEYSTPGGLTEPRRPAPPRQVHLLQRKTTKVGAGLGKTTGWIHRAELKHRGVTMVPGVRYDRIDDAGLHITVGEQSTVLEVDTVVLCTGQEPRRDLYEALVAAGRSVHLIGGADVAAELDAKRAIKQGTEVAAAL; via the coding sequence ATGAGCCGCTACCCCCACCTGCTGACCCCGCTCGACCTGGGGTTCACCACGCTGCCCAACCGGGTGCTCATGGGGTCCATGCACGTGGGCCTGGAGGAGGCCGAGCGCGGGTTCGAGCGGATGGCGGAGTTCTACGCCGCCCGGGCGCGCGGCGGTGTCGGGCTCATCGTGACCGGGGGCATCGCGCCGAACGAGGAGGGCCGGCCGTACGAGGGCGGGGCCATGCTCACCACCGAGGCGGAGGCCGAGCGGCACCGGGTCGTCACCGGGGCGGTGCACGAGGCGGGCGGCCGCATCGCGATGCAGATCCTGCACTTCGGGCGGTACGCCTACCACCAGGACCTCGTCGCCCCGAGCCCTCTCCAGGCGCCGATCAGCCCCTTCGTGCCCCGCGAGCTGTCCGACGCCGATGTCGAGCGGACCGTCGAGGACTATGTGCGCGCCGCCCGCCTCGCCCGGCACGCCGGGTACGACGGCGTCGAGATCATGGGCTCCGAGGGCTATCTGATCAACGAGTTCATCGCGGCCCGCACCAACCACCGCACCGACCGCTGGGGCGGCTCCTACGAGAACCGGACGCGCTTCCCGGTCGAGATCGTGCGCCGGGTCCGCGAGGCCGTCGGCGAGGACTTCATCATCGTCTACCGGCTGTCCATGCTGGACCTCGTCCCCGGCGGCTCCTCGCACGCCGAGGTCGTCACCCTCGCCAAGGCCGTCGAGGCCGCGGGCGCCACCATCATCAACACCGGCATCGGCTGGCACGAGGCCCGCATCCCCACCATCGCCACCTCCGTGCCGCGCGGCGCCTACACCTGGGTCACCAAGAAGCTGATGGGCGAGGTGGCGATCCCCCTGGTGACCACCAACCGCATCAACACCCCCGAGCTGGCCGAGGAGTTGCTGGCCGGCGGCTGTGCCGACATGGTCTCCATGGCCCGGCCCATGCTCGCCGACCCCGACTTCGTCGCCAAGGCCGCCGCCGGCACCCCCGAGGCCATCAACACCTGCATCGGCTGCAACCAGGCATGCCTGGACCACACCTTCGGCGGCAAGCTCACCTCCTGCCTGGTCAACCCGCGCGCCTGCCACGAGACCGAGCTGGTGCTCTCCCCGACCCGCACGAGAAAGCGCGTCGCCGTGGTCGGCGCCGGACCCGCCGGACTCGCCTGCGCCGTCAGCGCCGCCGAACGCGGCCACGAGGTCACCCTGTTCGACGCCGCGAGCGAGATCGGCGGGCAGCTCAACGTCGCCCGCAAGGTCCCCGGCAAGCAGGAGTTCGACGAGACGCTGCGCTACTTCCGCCACCAGCTCGACGCCCACGGGGTCGCCGTACGGCTCGACACCTGGGTCGGCGCAGAGGACCTGGCCGACTACGACGAGGTGGTCGTCGCCACCGGCGTCACCCCGCGCACCCCCGACATCCCGGGCATCGACCACCCCCGGGTGCTCGGCTACCTCGACGTGCTGCGCGACGGCGCCCCCGTCGGCGAGCGGGTCGCCGTCCTCGGCGCCGGCGGCATCGGCTTCGACGTCGCCGAGTTCCTCACGGACGGCGGCGACAAGGCGAGCGAGGACCCCGAGACGTACTTCCGCAACTGGGGCGTCGACATGGAGTACTCCACGCCCGGCGGCCTCACCGAGCCGCGCCGCCCGGCCCCGCCGCGCCAGGTCCACCTCCTCCAGCGCAAGACCACCAAGGTCGGCGCCGGGCTCGGCAAGACCACCGGCTGGATCCACCGCGCCGAGCTGAAGCACCGCGGCGTCACCATGGTCCCGGGCGTGCGCTACGACCGGATCGACGACGCCGGACTGCACATCACCGTCGGCGAGCAGAGCACGGTCCTGGAGGTCGACACCGTCGTCCTGTGCACCGGCCAGGAGCCGCGCCGCGACCTGTACGAGGCGCTGGTCGCCGCCGGGCGCAGCGT